Sequence from the Pontibacter pudoricolor genome:
TTGTACTCCGGGTCGATGATAACCGGCAGGTAGAGTTTCTGCGGGTTAGCTGAGGAGAAACCAGCATTGCGGTCCTCGCTCCATTGCATGGGGGTACGTACACCATCACGGTCACCTAAGTAGAAGTTATCACCCATCCCAATTTCATCGCCATAGTATACTACCGGTGTACCTTTCATGGAGAAGAGCAGCACATTCATCAGCTCAATTTTATTGCGGTCGTTGCCCAGCAGTGGCGCCAGACGGTGGCGTATACCCAGGTTTATTTTAGCCAGCGGATCGCGGGTGTATACTTTGTACATATAATCCCGCTCTTCGTCGGTTACCATCTCCAGGGTCAGCTCGTCGTGGTTGCGCAGGAACATAGCCCACTGGCAGGTTTCCGGTATTTCGGGCGTCTGGTCAAAAATATCGATGATCGGGTAACGGTCTTCCATCTTCACCGACATGAACAGGCGCGGCATAATCGGAAAATGGTAGTTCATGTGGCACTCATCGCCGTTACCAAAGTAAGAAGCCGAATCCTCAGGCCACATATTCGCCTCTGCTAGCAGCAGTTTACCGGTGTATTTGCTGTCTACGTGGGCACGCAGCTTTTTCAGGAAATCGTGCGTTTCCGGCAGGTTCTCCCCGTTTGTTCCTTCCCGCTCGAACAGGTAAGGCACGGCATCCAGACGGAAACCATCCACTCCTAAATCAAGCCAGTAATCCAGCATCTTAAACACTTCTTTCTGTACAACCGGGTTCTCAAAGTTCAGGTCGGGCTGATGGTGGAAAAAGCGGTGCCAGTAGTATTGTTTTGCTACCGGGTCCCAGGTCCAGTTGCTTGGCTCATAGTCTGTAAATATGATGCGCACATCTTTATACTTGGTCGGGTCGTCGCTCCATACATAATAGTTGCGGTGCGCCGAGCCGGGCTTGGCATGACGCGCCCGCTGAAACCACGGGTGCTGGTCCGAAGTATGGTTAATGACCAACTCGGTAATTACTTTCAGGCCACGACGGTGCGCTTCTTTTACAAAAAGCTTAAAATCACGCATGTCGCCATAGTTCGGGTTTATGCTATAGTAATCTGCTATGTCGTAGCCGTCATCTTTCAGGGGTGACGGGTAGAAGGGCAGCAGCCAGATAGCTGTAACTCCCAGGCTTTCCAGGTAGTCCAGCTTTTGCATCAGCCCTTTAAAATCGCCTATCCCGTCACCGCTTCCGTCCTTAAAAGCTTTGATGTGCAGTTCGTAAATAATGGCATCTTTGTACCAGTGAATGTTGTCGTCTAACAGATCTTTGTCCGCTGCCATAGTATCGTTTTATCTTTTTTATTCGTGATGGGTGCTTTGATCGGTCGGGAGCCAGGTATCATCCAAATTGTTATGGCCCATGCCGGAATTAGCTTCTTCTATACGGAAAACATGCACCGGCATTTCATGTGGCCGGAGCTCTACGTAATTCCATTCGTTTTGCCAGGTATACTTGTGATCGGTCAGCAGGTCGTGCACCATGTATTGCTCACCTTCCGGCAGTTGTAGTTCGCGTATCGGCACCTTCACCCAGCCCGATTGTGTGTGGTACGGGTCCATGTTGGCAACAACTATAATCTTGTTCCGCTTAGCGCTGTCCCATTTGGCAAAGCACAGAAGCTGCGGATTATCGGTATCGCCAAAGGCAATGTTCCAGGTAGTTTGCAGGGCCGGGTTTACCTTTCGTATTTTATTGATGAGGGTGATAACTTCTGAAACCTTGGTCTTTTTGCCCCAGTCCCAGTGCTTCACTTCATACTTTTCGGAGTCGATGTATTCTTCTTTGCCCGGATACGGCGTACCCATCGAAAACTCATACACCGGACCATACAAGCCATAGTTGGAAGAGAGTGTGGCTGCCAGCACAACCCGCATAATGTGGGCCGGCTCACCGCCTTGCTGCAATACTTCCGGTAAAATGTCCGGGGTATTAGGCCAGAAGTTCGGGCGGTAATATTCCCGCATTTCGGTTTGGGTTAGCTCCGTCAGGTACTCGCGAATCTCCTGCGGTGAGTTGCGCCAGGTAAAGTAAGTATAGGATTGCGTGAAACCGATCTTGCCGAGTCGTTCCATTACACGCGGACGTGTAAAGGCTTCGGCCAGGAAAATGACCTGCGGATGTTGCGCCCGCACTTCCCGGATCATCCACTCCCAGAAGTTAAAGGTTTTGGTATGCGGATTATCTACCCGGAAAATGTAAACGCCCTGCTCTATCCAGTGTAAAACTATACTTTTAAGCTCCTGCCACAGGTTCTGCCAGTCTTCGGTTTCAAAGTTTAAAGGCAGCACATCCTGGTATTTTTTCGGTGGGTTCTCGGCGTACTGCACGGTGCCATCCGGTCGCCATTTAAACCACTGCGGATGCGTTTTTACATAGGGATGGTCGGGTGAACACTGGATGGCAAAATCAAGCGCTACTTCTATGCCGTGGCTGCGTGCTTCGTGTACAAAGTGCCGGAATTCATCCAGCGTACCCAGTTCAGGAAGTATGGATTTATGTCCGCCCTCCTCGGCGCCAATGGCCCACGGCGACCCTGGCTCACCCGGCTCTGCTGTAACGGAGTTATTTTTACCTTTCCGGAAAGCGCGGCCTATCGGGTGAATGGGTGGCAGGTAGATGGTATCGAAACCCATTTCGGCGATGCGGGGCAACAGCCTGATACAATCCTGAAAAGTACCATGGCAGTTGGCTTCCAGCGCTGCCGACCGAGGAAAAAATTCGTACCAGGTGCTGAACAGTGCTTTCTGGCGCTCCACATCTACCCGCAGAATTTTAAAATACCAGGTCACATTCCCCCGCTCACAGCAGGCATTCATCTGGTCGGTTACATCGCGGCTGGTTGCCAGCTCTACGCCATCTGCCGCCGATATATTGCCACGCAACTGTTGCGCCCATTTGCTTAGCCGTTTCTGCTGACCAGCCTTGGCGGTGGCAGCGGCTTGTTCTATTAACTGCGCGCCAATCTGCAGCTCTACGGCAATATCCTGGTTGGCTTCAAACTTTTTGCGAAGCCCTTTCTGCCAAGTATAAAAATGATCTATCCAGCCTTGTAAAGTATACTCGAACATGCCCATGGCATCCGGTACAAAGGTGGCCTGCCAGCGGTCGTTACCCAGGAACTGCATGGGTATTTCATTCCATTTCTTTTTTCGGCCATGCCGGTACAGCAACATCGCTTTTACCTCGTCGTGGCCGTCTCCAAATATATCCGCTGTTACAGTCAGCCTTTCTCCTACTACCCGTTTTACCGGGTATTGCCCGCAGTTAAGTTCAGGTTTTACGTTTTCAATGATAACTCTGTGGGTTCCGTCCAGTCCTTCCATGTATGTTTGCTTTGGTCTGTAGTTACTTGCCCGCTACAAATTGGTTACAGGTAAGTTTATAACATACGGCTAAGTACCGGTAACGATATGCGGGATGTGGTAGCAGTTCCATAAACTATAGTTTGCATTTACTAAAAAGCTACAACCTTAACTCCTCAGGCACAGTTAATCCTGCTTAGTAAACTATAGCTGATGTATGGGAATAACAAGAGAGATAGGCGCACATTATGTACCTGAACAGGGCACCACATTTACAGTCTGGGCACCGGAAGCAGAACAGGTTGATGGATTGATACACGGAGAAAAGAAAAAAACCATACCGCTTCAGCGCGAGGCATTTGGGTACTGGGTTGGACTGGCTGAAGACGCGGAACCCGGCACCCGCTATACTTTCAGACTTAATAACGACAAAGAACTCCCGGACCCGGCATCGCAGTCGCAGCCGGAAGGCGTGCACGAAGCGTCGGAGGTCATAGCCCCAAACTATAGCTGGACCAATCAGAACTGGAAAAACCTGCCGCTGGAAGATTACATTATATACGAGTTGCATGTGGGGACTTTTTCAGAAGAAGGCACTTTTGAAGGAGTCATCAACAAACTACCCGAGCTGCTGGATCTGGGAATAACGGCTATTGAGATCATGCCGGTAGCACAGTTTCCGGGCAACCGCAACTGGGGCTACGATGGTGTTTACCCCTTTGCTGCGCAGGATAGTTATGGCGGAGCGAAAGGACTGAAAAAGCTGGTAGATGCCTGCCATGCTGCAGGAATAGCCGTATTGCTGGATGTAGTGTATAACCACCTTGGTCCTGATGGAAATTACCTGAATGAATACGGTCCCTATTTTACCGAAAAATATAACACTCCCTGGGGCGCTGCCCTGAACTTTGACGATGCCCACTCAGACCATGTGCGTAATTTTTTTATCCAGAATGCATTGATGTGGCTGCGCGATTTCCATATAGATGCCCTGCGCCTGGATGCCGTGCACGCCATACTCGACACCGGGGCCAAACACTTTTTGCAGGAACTTCAGGAACACGTAAACCACCTGCAGGAGCAGCAGAATCAAACCTATTACCTGATTGCAGAAAGTGACCTGAACGACGTTCGCCTGATAAACCCATTGGAGCAGGGCGGCTATGGCTTGGCAGCGCAGTGGATGGATGATTACCACCATGTCATCCATACCATGGTTACCGGCGAAACGGAAGGTTACTATGCTGATTTCGGAAAACCGGAGCACCTGGTAAAAGCCCTGAAACACTCATTCATTTACAATGGCCTGTTTTCGGAGTACCGTAAAAGAACGATAGGAAGCGATGCAACTATAAACCCTGCCAAACAATTTGTAGTCTGCTCCCAAAACCACGACCAGGTGGGCAACCGTATGCTGGGCGAGCGCCTGACACAGCTTGTTTCCTTTGAAATGCTGAAACCCATTGCAGCACTTGTAATCCTGTCTCCTTACACGCCAATGTTGTTTATGGGCGAAGAATACGGCGAAGAAAACCCGTTCCAGTTTTTTGTAAGCCACACCGACAAGGACCTGATAGAGGCAGTGCGCAAAGGCCGGACAGATGAATTCAGGGCCTTTGCATGGCAGGGTGAAGCTCCGGACCCGCAGTCAGAAGAGACCTTTAACCGCTCTAAATTAAAGCACAACTATAAGAACAGTGAAAAGCATAACCAGCTGCGTGAGTTTTACAAAGCGCTTATCCAACTCCGGAAATCTATAGTTAAAAAGCTCAGCAAAGAGCACCTGGAAGCAACATTGAACGAACAGGAAACGGTGCTGGACTTTACCCATACTTCGGCTGGTATTCGCTGCATCATCAACTTCGGAAAGGAGTCGCAAACTATAGCGGATGACCTGAGAAACTGGAAGCTTATACTTGACTCTGCGGATGAGAAATGGGCCGGACCGGGTAGCAACTATAGTTCTGAAAATACCATTCTGCCACCTGAGTCCGTAGTAGTACTTCAGGCAAGCAGATAGATATGGAGCATTACATTTGCATACACGGGCACTTTTACCAGCCGCCCCGCGAAAACCCCTGGCTTAACGAAGTGGAGCTGCAGGAGTCGGCGCGGCCGTACCACGACTGGAACGAGCGCATTACAGACGAATGCTATGCCCGCAACTCCGCCTCCCGCATTCTGGACAACGACGGTACTATAGTTGACATTCTGAACAACTACGCCTGGATGAGCTTTAACTTCGGGCCGACGCTGCTGGAGTGGATGGAGAAAAAAGCTCCGGAAACCTACCAGGCTATACTAACCGCAGATAAAGAAAGCCAGGAGCGGTTTTCAGGACATGGCTCGGCGCTGGCACAGGTGTACAACCACATGATTATGCCGCTGGCCAACGAGCGCGACAAACACACGCAGGTGCTCTGGGGAATTTACGACTTTAAAAAGCGTTTTAACCGCGACCCGGAAGGCATGTGGCTCGGCGAAACGGCCGCTGACACACCTACCCTGGAAGTGCTGGCCGAACATGGTATCAAGTTTACGATCCTATCTCCGTACCAGGCCAGCAGCTACCGCAAAATTGGGGAACAAAACTGGCACGATGCTACCAATGCGCAGATCAACCCAAACCGGCCCTACCTGGTCAACCTGCCATCAGGTAAAACTATAGTTGTATTCTTTTACAATGCGCCTATTTCGCAGGGCGTAGCGTTTGAGGGGTTGCTGCACAACGGCGAGAAGTTTAAGAACCGCTTGCTAGGCGCTTTAGACTATAGCCACACCGAACCGCAACTACTGCACATTGCCACCGACGGCGAAACCTATGGGCACCACCACCGCTTCGGCGAGATGGCACTTTCCTATACGCTGCACCATTTGTACAAAGATCAGCAGGCAAGGCTTACCATTTACGGCGAGTACCTGGAAAAATTCCCACCGCAGTACGAAGCCAAGATCATCGAGAAAACATCCTGGAGCTGTATTCATGGAGTAGAGCGATGGCAGAGTGACTGTGGCTGCAATACTGGCGGACATCCCGGGTGGAACCAGAAATGGCGCAAACCTTTACGCCAGGCTTTCGATTGGCTGCGCAACGAACTGGAACCGCTTTATACTACTCAAATGCAGCAACTCGGGGCCGATCCGTGGCAGAGTCGCAACGATTACATACAGGTCATCTCCGACAGGTCAGAAGCAAACGTGAAGGCATTTATCCGGGCCCATACTTCGCGGGAGCTAACTACAGAAGAGCAGCGCACTTTTCTGAAATTACTGGAAATGCAGTACCATGCCTTGCTGATGTATACCAGTTGCGGCTGGTTTTTTGATGAAGTTACCGGCATCGAAACCATGCAGGATATACTGTATGCCACCCGTGCCCTGCAGCTTGCCCAAAGTATTAGCAACAAAGATTACGAAGCTACTTTTCTGCAGTACTTAGCCCAGGCTGAGAGTAATGAAGATGACTATAAGAATGCAGCTGAAGCGTACAAGGCCATCGCCAAAACCACCATGCTCGACCTGTTGCGCGTGGGTGCCCATTTTGCTGTTTCATCCCTGTTTTCAGATTATGCAAAAGAGAGCAAACTTTATTGCTATAGTGTAACAACAGAGCAGCATGAGTCGGTAGAAGCCGGCCGGCAGAAACTGGCAGTTGGTCGTGCCAGGATCCGTTCCAGCATCACCTGGGATGAAGCAACTATAAGTTACGGCGTACTGCACATCGGAGATCATCAGTTGCTGGGTGGGGTGCGGGATTTCCGTGGGGATGATGCCTTCCAGCAGATGTACAGCGAAATGGAAGATGCTTTCAGCAAGGGGATGATCTCGGAAGTGATCATGCTGCTGGACAAGCATTTTGAGTCGCATAACTACTCTTTCTGGCACCTGTTCCGCGACGACCAGAACCGGATTCTGAACAAAGTACTGGGCTACACCATGCATGCCATTGAAGGCGATTTTGAGCAGGTATACTATAACAACTACCCCCTGATGGCTGCCATGCATACACTAAATGTAACGCTTCCGCGACCTTTAAAGGTAATTGTGGAATACATGCTGAACAAGAAGATGCTGGACGAAGTGAACGCGGAAACGCCGGATCTGGCAGAAATGCAGCGCCTGAACGAACAGGCAAAACGCATGCAGCTCACCTTCGACAGGGAACAGCTCACTTTTGCCATTTCGCAGCGGATGGAGCACTTTATGCGGCAACTGGAGCAGGACTCAGAAAATCTGCGGTTGATGAAAAAATTGAATGAGCTACTTCCTGCGCTGCACACCACTACCCTGCAACCAGACCTTTGGCAGGCACAGAACATTGCCTTCCGGCTGAAGCAGCAACACTACGCCAAACACCCTACCGACTCCGAATGTAGCAAATTATTTACCGCGCTATACGACAACTTAAATCTGAAAGTATAATATGACCTATATACCACTGGCCACTTACCGTCTGCAGCTTTCGCCGAACCTGAAGTTAAAGGAAGTAAAGGCACTGATTCCGTACCTGAACGACCTGGGCATCAGTACCATTTATGCTGCTCCGTTTTTTACCCCCGCGCCCGGCAGCGAGCATGGCTACGATGTGGTGAATCCGCACCAGATAAACCCGGAAATTGGAACCCCGGAGGAGCTGGAAGAAATTGCCGAAGAACTGCGGAGGTACAACATGGGTTGGCTGCAGGATATTGTACCAAACCATATGGCCTATCATACCACCAACGTATGGCTGATGGATGTGCTGGAAAAAGGGCAGAAATCCAACTTCTTTACTTTCTTCGACATCAACTTTGCACACCCGGAGTTTGAAGGAAAAGTGATGGTTCCGTTCCTGGGCGAGCCGCTGGAAAAAGTGCTGGAGCAAAACCAATTAAAGCTTACGTTTGATGAGGCCGGCTTCCATATCGCTTACTTCGACAATGTGTACCCGGCAAGCATTAACTCCTATCCTTACCTGCTGCAGAAACTGGCTGATGCTTCCGGTGATCAAACTATAAAAGAACACCTGCAGCACCTGGAGCAAACTATAGCATCGGATAAAATTGACATTGCACGCTGGCAACAGGCAAAACAGGCCCTGCATTCAACTATAAACGGCAGCGCAGCCTTAGCGAACTTGCTGGAAACTATAAATGCAGATCAGAAGCAGTTAGAAGAGTTACTTAATCTACAGTTCTTTAAATTATGTTTCTGGCAGGAGTCGCAGCAGAAAATAAATTACCGCCGCTTTTTTACGGTAAACGACCTGATCTGCCTGAGCATCGAGAAGCCGGAGGTTTTTGAAAAATATCACCATTTCATCAGGCAGCTTTGTAACCAGGGGTTGGTGCAGGGCCTGCGCGTAGACCACGTCGACGGCCTTTTTGATCCTGACAAGTACTTGCAGCAACTGCGCGAAATGACCGGCAATGACAAGTACATTGTAGTAGAAAAGATACTGGAAGGCGAAGAAGTGATACCGGATTACTGGCCGATACAAGGAAACTCGGGTTACGACTTTTTAGCCTGGGCCAGCAATATTATGACCGACCCTGCAGGCAAGGAAAAATTAACCGAAGTATACCAGCGCCTTGTACCCACTGCCACCACTGATTACGAAAAACTGGTATTCGATAAAAAGCTGTTTATACTGGAAAAACGCATGCAGGGCGAACTCCAAAACATGCTGCGCCTGCTGCAACACCTGCAAATTGTGCCGGAAGAGGCCGAAGAGACCTGGTACCATGCACTGGCCGTATGGCTGGCATCTTTTCCGGTTTACCGCGTGTATGGCAACAGCTTTCCCCTACCGGATATGGCACACGAGGTGATTGAAAAAACGTATGCAACTGCGCTCGAAAAAGCACCAGAACGCCGGGAACAGCTCAATGCAATCCGTAAAGTTTATCAGCCTGATTTGAGTGAACCGGAAGACCTGCTGCGTGACAAACTATACTTTGTGATGCGGAGTCAGCAGTTTACGGGCCCCCTGGCAGCTAAAGGGGTGGAAGATACTACCTTCTACAACTATAATCGCCTGCTCTCGCTCAACGAAGTAGGTAACAGTCCGGAAATATTTCACCTGCCGCCTGCGCGTTTTCATGAGCACATGCAGCGCCGGCAACAGCATTTTCCGCACTCCATAAACGGTACTGCCACCCACGATACCAAACGCGGCGAAGACGCCCGCATGCGTATCAGCGTCATCAGCGAACTGCCCGAAGAATGGGAAAAAACCGTGCAGCAGTGGATGGATTTCGCCGTGGATGTAGCCCCCGGCATGGTGCCGCGCCGCAACGACCTGTACTTTATTTTCCAGGCGCTGCTGGGGGTGGTGCCGATGGATGAAACTATAGACGATGCCCTGATTGAGCGGTTGCAGGAATACATTACCAAAGCCCTGCGCGAAACCAAAGCCCGCACCAACTGGACCAACCCGAACGAGGAATACGAAGAAGCCACCAAAGAACTTGCCCAGAAGCTCCTCAAAAACAAGCACTTCCTGGAGATGTTTCTACCGTTCTTCCGCAAGCTGTCGCGTTATGGCTGGCTCTATAGTTTAAACCAGTTGCTGCTAAAGCTTACCTGCCCCGGCGTACCCGATATTTACCAGGGCTGCGAGTTCTGGGACCTGAGCCTAGTAGACCCCGATAACCGACGGAAAGTAGACTATAGTTTGCGACAAATTTCGCTGGATGAACTGCAGGCTGCTGCAACAGGGGACCAGACAAAACTACACCAGCAACTGCTGAAAGAACCTGAAAATGGAAAGGTAAAACTATACCTGCTGATCAGAACGCTTGCAGTGCGCAATAACTTCCGTGAGGTATTTGAACAAGGCGACTACCTGCCGCTTCAGGCTGCCGGAAAGAATAAAGAGCATGTGTTGGCATTTGCCAGAAAACACAAAAACCAATGGGCTATAGTTGCTGTGCCGCTGCTACTGACGAAACTGACAGATGAAAAAGATTTACCGTTGGGTAAGAAAGTTTGGGCAGATACCGAGCTTGTACTTCCGGATGGTGCACCGCAGCAATGGAAGGATGAACTGGGCAATCGCCAGCTCACGGGTAAACTAAGTTTAGCTGATCTCACAGAAACACTCCCTGTTGTACTCTTAACCGGAACAAAAGCATGATCATACCACATCGCAGCTGCGGAATACTTCTTCACATCACATCGCTCCCATCCAAATATGGCATCGGCGATCTGGGCCCGGAAGCCTATACATTTGCCGACCAGCTCGAAGCAGCCGGACAGCGCTACTGGCAGATTCTCCCCCTAAATCCCACTGAGACCGGCATGGGAAATTCACCCTATAGCAGCCATTCTGCCTTTGCCGGAAACCCGTTGTTGCTTAGTCCCGATTTGCTGGTAGAAGATGGCCTGCTGGAGAAAAAAGACCTGAAGCATGACTATAGTTTTCCTGATGATAAGGTTGACTATGAAGCGGCAACAGCGTTCAAAAGAGAAATATGGAAGAAAGCTTTTGACAACTACAAATCCAATGGATCAAGAGGGCTTGAGAAGGAATTTGAGGCTTTCCGTCGGGAGCATAGCGCCTGGCTCGAAGACTATAGCCAGTTTGTTGTTTTCCAGGCGCACTTCGACCATAATGCCTGGGCAAAATGGGATAAAGTTATTAAAACAAGGAAACCCATTGCCATAAAAGCCCTGGCCTCTGACCTCGCTGATGAAATAGAAAAGGAGCAATTTTTACAATTTTTGTTTTACAGGCAGTGGGAGAACCTGAAACAGTATTGCCACCGGAAAGACATTCATTTTATTGGAGACATGCCTTTTTATGTAAGCTACGACAGTGCTGATGTTTGGGCGAATCCAGAATATTTTAAATTAGACAAAGACGAAAAGCCGAGTGCCGTGTCGGGAGTGCCGCCGGACTTTTTCAGTGAGACAGGGCAGTTGTGGGGTACCCCGGTTTACAACTGGAAAGCCCTGGCCAAACACAACTACGACTGGTGGCTGCGCCGCATCGACCATAACCTGCAACTTTTCAGTCTGCTGCGCCTGGACCATTTTCGGGCTTTTTCTGCCTACTGGGAAGTACCTGCCACTGAAGAGACTGCCATCAACGGCAAATGGGTGAAATCGCCGGGCAAAGAATTGCTCACGCTCATCAGGCACCACCACCCCGAAATGCCTATTATTGCCGAAGACCTGGGAGAAATAGACCAGCCGGTACGCGACCTGATCAAAGCGTTTGACCTACCCGGCATGCTGGTTTTGTTGTTCGCTTTCGAGAGTAATGAACATGCGTTTGAGAGTTCGTTTCTGCCACACAACCATACGCCAAACAGCGTGGTGTACACTGGCACCCACGACAACGCAACAGTAAAAGCCTGGTACAAAGACGCCAAAGCAGCAGACCGCAAGATGTTCAGCAACTATGTGCACCAGGAAGTAACGCAGGATAATGTACACGAAGTAATGTTGCAGCTAGCCTATAGTTCTGTTTCGCGGCTGGCCATCGTTCCGATGCAGGATGTATTGGGCTTAGGCCACGAAGGCATTATGAATAAACCTTCAACTTCAAACGGCAACTGGGAGTGGCGCCTGCAGAAAAACAAGTTTAATAACAAGGTTGTGGTGTGGTTGCGAAGAATAACAGAGATTTATGGTAGAATTTAGGTTATCTCTTGTTTT
This genomic interval carries:
- the treZ gene encoding malto-oligosyltrehalose trehalohydrolase, whose protein sequence is MGITREIGAHYVPEQGTTFTVWAPEAEQVDGLIHGEKKKTIPLQREAFGYWVGLAEDAEPGTRYTFRLNNDKELPDPASQSQPEGVHEASEVIAPNYSWTNQNWKNLPLEDYIIYELHVGTFSEEGTFEGVINKLPELLDLGITAIEIMPVAQFPGNRNWGYDGVYPFAAQDSYGGAKGLKKLVDACHAAGIAVLLDVVYNHLGPDGNYLNEYGPYFTEKYNTPWGAALNFDDAHSDHVRNFFIQNALMWLRDFHIDALRLDAVHAILDTGAKHFLQELQEHVNHLQEQQNQTYYLIAESDLNDVRLINPLEQGGYGLAAQWMDDYHHVIHTMVTGETEGYYADFGKPEHLVKALKHSFIYNGLFSEYRKRTIGSDATINPAKQFVVCSQNHDQVGNRMLGERLTQLVSFEMLKPIAALVILSPYTPMLFMGEEYGEENPFQFFVSHTDKDLIEAVRKGRTDEFRAFAWQGEAPDPQSEETFNRSKLKHNYKNSEKHNQLREFYKALIQLRKSIVKKLSKEHLEATLNEQETVLDFTHTSAGIRCIINFGKESQTIADDLRNWKLILDSADEKWAGPGSNYSSENTILPPESVVVLQASR
- a CDS encoding alpha-1,4-glucan--maltose-1-phosphate maltosyltransferase; its protein translation is MEGLDGTHRVIIENVKPELNCGQYPVKRVVGERLTVTADIFGDGHDEVKAMLLYRHGRKKKWNEIPMQFLGNDRWQATFVPDAMGMFEYTLQGWIDHFYTWQKGLRKKFEANQDIAVELQIGAQLIEQAAATAKAGQQKRLSKWAQQLRGNISAADGVELATSRDVTDQMNACCERGNVTWYFKILRVDVERQKALFSTWYEFFPRSAALEANCHGTFQDCIRLLPRIAEMGFDTIYLPPIHPIGRAFRKGKNNSVTAEPGEPGSPWAIGAEEGGHKSILPELGTLDEFRHFVHEARSHGIEVALDFAIQCSPDHPYVKTHPQWFKWRPDGTVQYAENPPKKYQDVLPLNFETEDWQNLWQELKSIVLHWIEQGVYIFRVDNPHTKTFNFWEWMIREVRAQHPQVIFLAEAFTRPRVMERLGKIGFTQSYTYFTWRNSPQEIREYLTELTQTEMREYYRPNFWPNTPDILPEVLQQGGEPAHIMRVVLAATLSSNYGLYGPVYEFSMGTPYPGKEEYIDSEKYEVKHWDWGKKTKVSEVITLINKIRKVNPALQTTWNIAFGDTDNPQLLCFAKWDSAKRNKIIVVANMDPYHTQSGWVKVPIRELQLPEGEQYMVHDLLTDHKYTWQNEWNYVELRPHEMPVHVFRIEEANSGMGHNNLDDTWLPTDQSTHHE
- the treY gene encoding malto-oligosyltrehalose synthase, which produces MTYIPLATYRLQLSPNLKLKEVKALIPYLNDLGISTIYAAPFFTPAPGSEHGYDVVNPHQINPEIGTPEELEEIAEELRRYNMGWLQDIVPNHMAYHTTNVWLMDVLEKGQKSNFFTFFDINFAHPEFEGKVMVPFLGEPLEKVLEQNQLKLTFDEAGFHIAYFDNVYPASINSYPYLLQKLADASGDQTIKEHLQHLEQTIASDKIDIARWQQAKQALHSTINGSAALANLLETINADQKQLEELLNLQFFKLCFWQESQQKINYRRFFTVNDLICLSIEKPEVFEKYHHFIRQLCNQGLVQGLRVDHVDGLFDPDKYLQQLREMTGNDKYIVVEKILEGEEVIPDYWPIQGNSGYDFLAWASNIMTDPAGKEKLTEVYQRLVPTATTDYEKLVFDKKLFILEKRMQGELQNMLRLLQHLQIVPEEAEETWYHALAVWLASFPVYRVYGNSFPLPDMAHEVIEKTYATALEKAPERREQLNAIRKVYQPDLSEPEDLLRDKLYFVMRSQQFTGPLAAKGVEDTTFYNYNRLLSLNEVGNSPEIFHLPPARFHEHMQRRQQHFPHSINGTATHDTKRGEDARMRISVISELPEEWEKTVQQWMDFAVDVAPGMVPRRNDLYFIFQALLGVVPMDETIDDALIERLQEYITKALRETKARTNWTNPNEEYEEATKELAQKLLKNKHFLEMFLPFFRKLSRYGWLYSLNQLLLKLTCPGVPDIYQGCEFWDLSLVDPDNRRKVDYSLRQISLDELQAAATGDQTKLHQQLLKEPENGKVKLYLLIRTLAVRNNFREVFEQGDYLPLQAAGKNKEHVLAFARKHKNQWAIVAVPLLLTKLTDEKDLPLGKKVWADTELVLPDGAPQQWKDELGNRQLTGKLSLADLTETLPVVLLTGTKA
- the malQ gene encoding 4-alpha-glucanotransferase codes for the protein MIIPHRSCGILLHITSLPSKYGIGDLGPEAYTFADQLEAAGQRYWQILPLNPTETGMGNSPYSSHSAFAGNPLLLSPDLLVEDGLLEKKDLKHDYSFPDDKVDYEAATAFKREIWKKAFDNYKSNGSRGLEKEFEAFRREHSAWLEDYSQFVVFQAHFDHNAWAKWDKVIKTRKPIAIKALASDLADEIEKEQFLQFLFYRQWENLKQYCHRKDIHFIGDMPFYVSYDSADVWANPEYFKLDKDEKPSAVSGVPPDFFSETGQLWGTPVYNWKALAKHNYDWWLRRIDHNLQLFSLLRLDHFRAFSAYWEVPATEETAINGKWVKSPGKELLTLIRHHHPEMPIIAEDLGEIDQPVRDLIKAFDLPGMLVLLFAFESNEHAFESSFLPHNHTPNSVVYTGTHDNATVKAWYKDAKAADRKMFSNYVHQEVTQDNVHEVMLQLAYSSVSRLAIVPMQDVLGLGHEGIMNKPSTSNGNWEWRLQKNKFNNKVVVWLRRITEIYGRI
- a CDS encoding DUF3536 domain-containing protein; translation: MEHYICIHGHFYQPPRENPWLNEVELQESARPYHDWNERITDECYARNSASRILDNDGTIVDILNNYAWMSFNFGPTLLEWMEKKAPETYQAILTADKESQERFSGHGSALAQVYNHMIMPLANERDKHTQVLWGIYDFKKRFNRDPEGMWLGETAADTPTLEVLAEHGIKFTILSPYQASSYRKIGEQNWHDATNAQINPNRPYLVNLPSGKTIVVFFYNAPISQGVAFEGLLHNGEKFKNRLLGALDYSHTEPQLLHIATDGETYGHHHRFGEMALSYTLHHLYKDQQARLTIYGEYLEKFPPQYEAKIIEKTSWSCIHGVERWQSDCGCNTGGHPGWNQKWRKPLRQAFDWLRNELEPLYTTQMQQLGADPWQSRNDYIQVISDRSEANVKAFIRAHTSRELTTEEQRTFLKLLEMQYHALLMYTSCGWFFDEVTGIETMQDILYATRALQLAQSISNKDYEATFLQYLAQAESNEDDYKNAAEAYKAIAKTTMLDLLRVGAHFAVSSLFSDYAKESKLYCYSVTTEQHESVEAGRQKLAVGRARIRSSITWDEATISYGVLHIGDHQLLGGVRDFRGDDAFQQMYSEMEDAFSKGMISEVIMLLDKHFESHNYSFWHLFRDDQNRILNKVLGYTMHAIEGDFEQVYYNNYPLMAAMHTLNVTLPRPLKVIVEYMLNKKMLDEVNAETPDLAEMQRLNEQAKRMQLTFDREQLTFAISQRMEHFMRQLEQDSENLRLMKKLNELLPALHTTTLQPDLWQAQNIAFRLKQQHYAKHPTDSECSKLFTALYDNLNLKV